The DNA region TTATTGACACCCATATTTCTGAACTTACTAATACCGAAGGAAAGTTTTTAATATTAAATATTCCTCTTGGGGATAACATCGTTGAAATTAGTCTCAAAGGATATGAAACACAGCGATATCCTATTTACGTTTCGGAAAATCAAACCCTTGATTTAGGTATTATTTATCTTTATACCGAAGATGCCACTTTTGATGATTCTGACCAATTGGTTTGGAACGATGATAACCCTTACGAAAACAACCAATCTCAATATTCCAACTCAAAAGATGTGTTTTTAAAGAGGGTTGGTTTTGACTTTAGTCCTACTTTTTTCAGCTTTCGCGGATATGATGCCAGTCAATCAAAAATACTGTTAAATAGTATTGACATTACCAACCAATACAACAACAGACCTTTATGGAATACGTTTAGCGGCTTAAATGATATTGCCCGTAACCGTCAATCTACCATCGGACTTTCGTATTCAAAGCAAAATTTTGGCGGACTTTCTGGGACAACATTTATAAAGGCTATTGCCTCAGAAATGCGTCCAGGATTACGGATTTCCAGTTCATTTTCTAATAAAAATTATGTGGGCAGTACCATGGCTACCTACAATTCAGGTTTGCAAGAAAACGGATTGGCATACAGTATTTCTGCATCAAGACGTTGGGGAAACGAAGGTTTTGTGGATGCCACCTTGTATGATGCTTTCAGTCTTTTTGGGGCAATTTCTTATAAAATTAACGATAAAAATAACATTAATGCTACCGCCATTTATGCACCAAGTCGAAAAGGGCAAACCACTGCCATTACCGAACGTGTTTTTAACGAATTTGGAAGTAGCTACAATCCATATTGGGGATGGCAAGAAGACGAAAAACGGAATTCAAGTATTTCAGAGTTCAAAGCACCGATCTTTATGCTCGGACATCGTTTTACAACTAAAAAATCGACTATCTCGACCAATATTTCTTACCAATCGGTAAATCAAAAAAACAGCCGATTGGACTATACCGATGCTCCAAATCCCTATCCTAATTATTGGAAATACCTGCCCGATATTGCCGAGAACCCACAAATTAGTTGGCTTAATATTTACGAAACCAACTTAAATGCTACCAATATTCCAGACGGCGGTTCTGCCCGATATTTATTGTATAATCTCGTTAAAAACGATAATATTTTTACAGTTAATTCTGTATTAAATCAAATTATAAATGAGAATCAAAACTTTGATTTTGGTATTAGCTTTAAAAATAGTAAATCAGAAAATTTTGCTACACCAAAAGACCTGTTGGGAGCAGTTTTTTTCATTGATGTAAACCCGTTTACGCTCATTGATGGAAAACCATCAAAAAATGATATGTTGGGTAAAGAAAATAAAGGGTTGGGTGATAAAATCAAGTATAATTTTGATTTGAACGCTCGCCAACTTTCAAGTTTTGCCCAAATGCAATTTCAGTATGATAAAACCAATGCATTTATCTCGGTAAATTATACAAACACTGCATTTC from Aureibaculum sp. 2308TA14-22 includes:
- a CDS encoding TonB-dependent receptor, yielding MSKITLALNLFLLFTLFNYAQSTGALKGALLDYNTQKPLENVIVKIIDTHISELTNTEGKFLILNIPLGDNIVEISLKGYETQRYPIYVSENQTLDLGIIYLYTEDATFDDSDQLVWNDDNPYENNQSQYSNSKDVFLKRVGFDFSPTFFSFRGYDASQSKILLNSIDITNQYNNRPLWNTFSGLNDIARNRQSTIGLSYSKQNFGGLSGTTFIKAIASEMRPGLRISSSFSNKNYVGSTMATYNSGLQENGLAYSISASRRWGNEGFVDATLYDAFSLFGAISYKINDKNNINATAIYAPSRKGQTTAITERVFNEFGSSYNPYWGWQEDEKRNSSISEFKAPIFMLGHRFTTKKSTISTNISYQSVNQKNSRLDYTDAPNPYPNYWKYLPDIAENPQISWLNIYETNLNATNIPDGGSARYLLYNLVKNDNIFTVNSVLNQIINENQNFDFGISFKNSKSENFATPKDLLGAVFFIDVNPFTLIDGKPSKNDMLGKENKGLGDKIKYNFDLNARQLSSFAQMQFQYDKTNAFISVNYTNTAFQRNGKFLTQSYENNSLGKSEKLAFNDFAIKAGMNYQLLPNHSFQLNTAYITKAPMIQNSFVNIRENNAIVPNLVSEKIISADASYLINTPKLQSRLTGYFTDFRDGTKVNSFFAEIGSGADFFQEVITNIDKRHIGLEFGLEYEIIPNLTGSAVVAFGQHTYTKNANVGVNFDTAGFSEDLINNTGFIDLGETYLKNYKVANGPQQAYSIGLFYKNPKDWWINASCNYFSNGYLDISAITRTESFFNNPNDYGQPFNNIDFDLARKLLRQEKFDNYSIINLSAGKSWKFKTINLKLVGSIHNLFDVNYKSGGYEQSRTANYGALVADTENGADQRNFGPKYWYGFGRTYFINLALSFKKYKRYEDN